Proteins encoded in a region of the Perca fluviatilis chromosome 8, GENO_Pfluv_1.0, whole genome shotgun sequence genome:
- the bhlhe41 gene encoding class E basic helix-loop-helix protein 41, whose translation MDERIPHLQDRQFMEHADFLGVDYPSLYMCKSKRGIKREDGGKDAYKLPHRLIEKKRRDRINECIGQLKDLLPEHLKLSTLGHLEKAVVLELTLKHLNALTAVTEQQHQKIIALQNGDRSMKSSIHADLDAFHSGFQACAKEVLQYLSQFENWTTREQRCAQLISHLHKVLAQFQSGAPPLQHQLPAGDAQDGHKADSQANCVPVIQRTQGGELNENDTDTDSGYGGEAEKGDGKDKECERNKAQGYKAVKIKQEFGDDRAAKKTKMNWPGNGLGGTDPTRPDLAFMNSLMGISSVGQQTPICMPFYFINPSAAASYMPFFDKSNIEKYMYPAAALASPFPWLYPAHASAAAAAAAAAALPGLSVHFGASAQSKDCHSPDSDESHEAELGSPKEREESPASDDGEDDVADASQESKNSPHDQFSACQTS comes from the exons ATGGATGAAAGAATACCGCATTTACAGGACAGACAGTTCATGGAGCACGCTGATTTTTTGGG GGTGGATTACCCCTCTCTCTACATGTGCAAATCCAAAAGAGGAATAAAACGAGAGGATGGTGGGAAG GATGCATACAAGTTACCACACCGGTTGatagagaagaagaggagagacagaatcAACGAATGTATTGGCCAGCTTAAGGATTTGTTACCCGAACATCTGAAGCTGTCG aCGCTCGGGCATTTGGAGAAAGCAGTTGTCCTGGAGTTAACGTTGAAACATTTAAACGCACTGActgctgtcactgagcagcAGCATCAGAAGATTATAGCGCTGCAGAATG GGGACCGGTCGATGAAATCTTCCATTCATGCAGATCTGGATGCGTTCCACTCCGGGTTCCAGGCCTGTGCCAAAGAGGTCTTGCAGTACCTGAGTCAGTTTGAGAACTGGACGACGCGAGAGCAGAGGTGCGCGCAGCTCATCAGCCACCTTCACAAGGTGTTGGCGCAGTTCCAGTCCGGCGCGCCGCCGCTCCAGCACCAGCTACCCGCCGGGGACGCACAGGATGGCCACAAAGCCGACAGCCAGGCCAACTGTGTCCCGGTCATCCAGAGGACCCAAGGCGGGGAGCTTAACGAGAATGACACAGACACGGACAGCGGATACGGGGGCGAGGCTGAAAAGGGCGACGGCAAAGATAAAGAATGTGAGCGCAATAAGGCGCAGGGATACAAGGCAGTGAAGATCAAGCAAGAGTTTGGAGATGATCGCGCtgccaaaaaaacaaagatgaaCTGGCCTGGGAACGGGTTAGGTGGCACAGACCCCACCAGACCCGATCTGGCGTTTATGAACTCTCTGATGGGAATAAGCAGTGTGGGACAGCAGACGCCTATTTGCATGCCTTTCTACTTCATCAACCCCTCGGCCGCGGCGTCTTACATGCCTTTTTTCGACAAAAGCAACATTGAAAAGTACATGTACCCAGCGGCAGCTCTGGCATCCCCTTTCCCCTGGCTGTACCCTGCACACGCGTCAGCAGCGGCGGCCGCGGCGGCTGCTGCAGCTCTACCCGGCTTGTCTGTGCACTTTGGAGCCTCTGCTCAGTCCAAGGACTGCCACAGTCCAGACAGCGACGAGTCACACGAGGCTGAGTTAGGTTCACCTAAGGAGCGCGAGGAAAGTCCCGCGAGTGACGACGGGGAGGATGACGTAGCTGATGCGTCCCAAGAAAGCAAGAATAGCCCACATGATCAGTTTTCTGCTTGTCAGACGAGCTAA